Genomic segment of Streptomyces longhuiensis:
GTTGTCGGCTCGCTCGCCCGGGGGCCGCCGGTGTGATCAAACAGGCAATCAAACAGCCACGTACGGGCTATCGGACGCACTGTCGGGGCGCCCGGAATCCGCTGGTTCCTGCGGGTCTATCGCCTCTTGGGGCTCCGTCCGGGCATCGAGCGACCGGACGAGCCGGGCGAGTCGCCCCCGGGCGAGTCGGCGCAGTTCGTCCCAGGACACGACGCGCTCCTCCTCGGGATCGTTGCCAAGGCGTGACCGGATTCCGGCCAGGAGCTGGTCGAGGGCCTCGTCGGGCCCGTAGCCGTCGAGGCAGATCACGAACGCATGTCCGAAGCGGCTCTCGTACGCGCTGTGCGCGGCGCCGAGCGCGGTGTGCGCGACGGAGTACGAGCCGTGCGACGGCAGGGAGAGCGTCTCGCGGGACAGGGCCTCGTCGAGGTCGGCCGGCACGAAGTCGTAGACCGCCTCGTCGGCGGCGGCGAGGAGTGAGTCGAGGTCCGGGTAGGGCCGGTGGGCGACGAGTCGGCGGGCCCAGTGGAGTGACCCGCAGCAGGTCAGGAGCGCGCGCTCGGCCGCGATCGCGGGCAGCGTGTTGAACCGCGTGAGGCCGTGCGGGGACGACTGCACGGGCGACGAATGCCCTGGTGAGGACTGCACCGATATGGCGGCATGCCCGGGGAGGCGGGAGTAACGGTGCGAAGGCAGCGTGCGCTCCTCGGCGAGACGTGGGACGTGACTGGGCCGACACTGGGACGAGATGTGAGTCAGGAGTGTCACGGGACATGTGGTGAGGGTGTGGCGGATGTGCGTACACGCTAGCGATCCGGGCCAGGAGCTGTCTGGCAGATGCACCGATTTCACCCGGACGGGAGAGTTTGGGGGCGTGTGGTGGACAGGAGGTCGGGGGAACGAGGCCTTACGGTCGCCTCCTAGGACGCGGAATTCGATGTCGAGGTTGCTGTCGAAACCGGAGGGCGGTCACTGATGGGTACGCGGAGTCGATCGAGGACCGGCGCGGGAGTCGTCACGGCGGGGACGGCCGTGCTGGCCACGGTCCTCGCCGGCTGTTCCGGTGACGGGGGCGGTACCGGCGCCGCCAGCGCCGAGCACTCCTCCGACGGAACGTCCGCGTCCGTCACCCCGGCCTCGGCCCGGACACAGGCGGAGCCCTCGCCCTCGAAGTCGTATCCCCTGTCGAAGACCCCGCAGACCATCCCGTCCGTGCGCGAGCACACGCCGGCGCGCGGCCCCGGATGGCGCCCCACCAGCGGCCGTGTCGTCATCGGGGACGCCAAGCTCTCCGACGAGGGCAAGCTCATCGCCGACGAGCTGAGGTTGAAGTACGCGGGCAAGGTCAAGGCCGGCGCCGGTGACGTGGAACTGGCGCTCGGCGGGAGCGGGAACCCCGAGTCGTACACGATGACCGTGAAGAACGGCCGGGTGCGGATCGTCGGGCCGGGGGACGCGGGTGTCTTCTACGGCACGCGCACGCTCAAGCAGGAGGTGCACGGCGGGGGGACCGCGCCGGAGGGCGTGGTGAAGGACGCGCCGGCGAAGCCGCAGCGCGGGTTCATGCTGGACATCGCGCGCAAGTACTTCACGGCCGGGTGGATCAAGGACCGGATCCGGGAGATCGGCGACCTGAAGTACAACCAGTTCGGTCTGCACTTCTCCGACGACCAGGCTTTCCGTATCCAGTCGGACTCGCACCCCGAGATCGTCTCGCCCGACCATCTGACCAAGGCGCAGGTCCGCGAGATCGTCTCGCTCGCCGCCCAGCGGCACATCACCGTGATCCCCGAGATCGACTCGCCCGGACACCTCGGCGCGGTGATCAAGGCGCACCCCGACCTCCAGCTGCGGAACACCGCCGGGGTCGCGACACGCGGCGCCGTCGACATCTCGAACCCCGGGTCGGCGAAGATCGTCGACGATCTGCTGCGTGAGTACGCTCCCCTCTTCCCCGGCGCCTTCTGGCACCTGGGCGGCGACGAGTACCAGGCCCTGACGGTGAAGAACCCGGAGGCGTCGTTCCCGCAGCTCGCGGACGCGGCCAGGAAGAAGTACGGGGCGAACGCGACGGTCGAGGACCTCACGACGGGCTGGCTGAACGACCGGGTCGCCACGATGAAGCCGTTCGACCGCTCCCTCAAGGCGTGGAACGACGGGTTCTTCCGGGGCGGTGTCGTCCAGGCCGACAAGAGCCTGGAGGTCGCGTACTGGACGGGCAGGGAGATCGGGGCGCGCCCGCCGGAGGAGTACCTGCGCGAGGGCCGCAAGATGACCAACTACAACGACGAGTACCTCTACTACGTCCTCGGTCAGCCCAACAACTTCGTGTACCCGACCGGTCAGCGGATCTACGAGAGCTGGACCCCGCTCGTCGTGCGCGGCACGACGCCGGTGCCCGCGAAGTACGACAGCCAGATCCTGGGCGGCACGTTCGCCGTGTGGTGCGACTTCCCGAACGCGCAGACGCAGGCGCAGGTCGCGCAGGGGATCCGCATGCCGCTGCGGGCGACGATCCAGAAGCTCTGGTACCCGGGCAAGCCTCCCCTGACATGGCCGCAGTTCGTGGCGCTCGCGAACCGGCTGGGATCCTGAGCGGTATAGCGGTGGACAGCGCGGTGGCCTGAACCGTATGTTCCGCTGGCCGGTGATCGACGCGCTCTGGGGAGATGCGCGCGACCGGCTCACCGTGAACCCGTGGGGGGTCCGTCGTGTCCAACAGTGGTTTTCCTGTGCTCAAGTCGCCGGTCGGCGTCTCGATGGCTGTCGTCGTCCTGCTGGGGGTGACGATCGCGATCGACCTGTTCGCCGTGTGGGTGGGGTTCGAGCAGCGCAGTCTCGCTGCCGACTTCGTGGCCGGGCACTTCTCGGCGGGCAGTCTGGCGGACGCCGACCGCATCGACTTGCTGTACGGGGCGGCGAGTGTCGCCCAGGGGTGTGCGATCGTGGCGACCGCGGTCGTCTTCATCGTGTGGTTCCGGCGAGTGCGCATCAACGCCGAGGTGTTCCGGCCCGACGGGCACAGGAGGTCGCGCGGCTGGGCGTCCTGGGGCTGGTTCGTGCCCATCGTGAACCTGTGGGCGCCGCGCCAGGTCGCCACCGACACCTGGGACGCCAGCCTTCCCGAGGCCGGCCTGATCCCGCAGAAGCACCCGCACACGGTCATCAACCGCTGGTGGAGCCTGTGGCTGGCGGGCAACGCCATCGGCGGCGTCGCGAGCAGCCAGTACGACAAGGCCGAAAGCATCGGCGAGATCAGGACGGCCGCGCAGATGCTGATGCTCTCCGACGCGCTCGACATCGCCGCCGCCGTCGCCGCCATCATCTTCGTCCGCTCCCTGACCCGCATGCAGAACGAGAAGGCCCTGCGCGGGCCCGCGATGGTGCCGTTCCCTGCCTGATTCGCCGGATCTGCGTTTTCGGTGGCGGAGCCACGTACGGCTGTGGTGTATTCGGCCCGAGCCGAGATCAGCCGCTTTCGAAGGCACCGGGGGGACACCGGCATGGGTTACTGGGGCTATTACGTCGTGGCCAGGAGTGAGCGGCCGCTCGCCGAGCTCGACGCGCTGGGAGGGGCGCGCGACGCGCTCACGCTCCTGGAGCGGCGGGCCGACGGCTGGCAGGTCTGGGAGTGCCCGGACGGCGGGGAGCGGCGGCACGACGTCGGCAGCATGAACGCGCTGGCC
This window contains:
- a CDS encoding 2-oxo-4-hydroxy-4-carboxy-5-ureidoimidazoline decarboxylase; this encodes MQSSPHGLTRFNTLPAIAAERALLTCCGSLHWARRLVAHRPYPDLDSLLAAADEAVYDFVPADLDEALSRETLSLPSHGSYSVAHTALGAAHSAYESRFGHAFVICLDGYGPDEALDQLLAGIRSRLGNDPEEERVVSWDELRRLARGRLARLVRSLDARTEPQEAIDPQEPADSGRPDSASDSPYVAV
- a CDS encoding DUF4328 domain-containing protein; the encoded protein is MSNSGFPVLKSPVGVSMAVVVLLGVTIAIDLFAVWVGFEQRSLAADFVAGHFSAGSLADADRIDLLYGAASVAQGCAIVATAVVFIVWFRRVRINAEVFRPDGHRRSRGWASWGWFVPIVNLWAPRQVATDTWDASLPEAGLIPQKHPHTVINRWWSLWLAGNAIGGVASSQYDKAESIGEIRTAAQMLMLSDALDIAAAVAAIIFVRSLTRMQNEKALRGPAMVPFPA
- a CDS encoding beta-N-acetylhexosaminidase, whose product is MGTRSRSRTGAGVVTAGTAVLATVLAGCSGDGGGTGAASAEHSSDGTSASVTPASARTQAEPSPSKSYPLSKTPQTIPSVREHTPARGPGWRPTSGRVVIGDAKLSDEGKLIADELRLKYAGKVKAGAGDVELALGGSGNPESYTMTVKNGRVRIVGPGDAGVFYGTRTLKQEVHGGGTAPEGVVKDAPAKPQRGFMLDIARKYFTAGWIKDRIREIGDLKYNQFGLHFSDDQAFRIQSDSHPEIVSPDHLTKAQVREIVSLAAQRHITVIPEIDSPGHLGAVIKAHPDLQLRNTAGVATRGAVDISNPGSAKIVDDLLREYAPLFPGAFWHLGGDEYQALTVKNPEASFPQLADAARKKYGANATVEDLTTGWLNDRVATMKPFDRSLKAWNDGFFRGGVVQADKSLEVAYWTGREIGARPPEEYLREGRKMTNYNDEYLYYVLGQPNNFVYPTGQRIYESWTPLVVRGTTPVPAKYDSQILGGTFAVWCDFPNAQTQAQVAQGIRMPLRATIQKLWYPGKPPLTWPQFVALANRLGS